A genomic region of Prionailurus viverrinus isolate Anna chromosome D4, UM_Priviv_1.0, whole genome shotgun sequence contains the following coding sequences:
- the LOC125150034 gene encoding olfactory receptor 13F1-like — protein sequence MVKANLTVISNFIFLGFTPYPKVEVIIFVLCLLMYLITLLGNIILISITILDSHLHKPMYFFLSNLSFLDIWYTSSALTPMLTNFVSGKNTISFSGCATQMYFSLAMGSTECVLLSTMAYDRYVAICNPLRYPIIMNKRACVQIAAGSWMTGCLTALVETVSVLQLSLCGSSIINHFTCEILAVLKLVCVDTSRVQLIMLVISVLLLPMPMLLICVSYAFILSNILRISSVDGGSKAFSTCAAHLTVVVLFYGTALSMYLKPSAVDSQEIDKFMALVYAGLTPMLNPIIYSLRNKEVKVAVKKLLIRNPLCAFLIPHSKS from the coding sequence ATGGTCAAGGCAAACTTGACagtcatttccaattttattttcctggggTTTACTCCTTACCCCAAAGTTGAGGTCATCATATTTGTGCTGTGCTTGCTGATGTACCTGATCACCCTGCTGGGTAATATCATTCTGATCTCCATCACCATCCTGGATTCCCACCTACACAaacccatgtacttcttcctcagcAACCTCTCCTTTTTAGACATCTGGTACACCTCTTCTGCTCTCACTCCAATGCTGACAAACTTTGTTTCAGGGAAAAACACCATCTCATTCTCAGGATGTGCCACTCAGATGTACTTTTCTCTTGCCATGGGCTCCACTGAGTGTGTGCTCCTGTCCACGATGGCGTATGACCGGTATGTGGCCATCTGCAACCCTCTGAGATACCCCATCATCATGAACAAGAGGGCTTGTGTGCAGATTGCCGCTGGCTCCTGGATGACAGGCTGCCTCACCGCCCTGGTGGAAACAGTATCTGTGCTGCAGCTGTCTCTCTGTGGAAGTAGCATCATCAATCACTTCACTTGTGAAATTCTGGCTGTCTTGAAACTAGTTTGTGTGGATACTTCCAGGGTGCAGTTGATCATGCTGGTGATCAGCGTACTTCTTCTTCCTATGCCGATGCTCCTCATTTGTGTCTCTTACGCATTCATTCTCTCCAACATCCTGAGAATCAGCTCAGTGGATGGTGGAAGCAAAGCCTTTTCAACATGCGCAGCCCACCTGACTGTGGTGGTTTTGTTCTATGGGACAGCTCTCTCCATGTACCTGAAGCCCTCCGCTGTAGATTCACAGGAAATAGACAAATTTATGGCTTTGGTATATGCTGGATTAACCCCCATGTTGAATCCTATCATTTATAGTTTACGGAACAAAGAGGTAAAAGTAGCTGTGAAAAAATTGCTGATTAGGAACCCTCTGTGTGCTTTTTTAATCCCCCATAGCAAATCATAA